The following coding sequences are from one Gossypium hirsutum isolate 1008001.06 chromosome A12, Gossypium_hirsutum_v2.1, whole genome shotgun sequence window:
- the LOC107947099 gene encoding BTB/POZ domain-containing protein POB1 isoform X2, giving the protein MRVPDADLFNPQSIMDSDFSPGGASASASVDPDFGFAFDDSNFSDRTLRIEIMPDLPETKSDGGGCCSIADWARNRKRRREDFKKENDFIGQSEEQILNCNLPYMVDGVTYENQDEEAMAMVEESPSDIGLNSNQIGNGSIYNNDSSKNMDCSKVLRVKTIHISSPILAAKSPFFYKLFSNGMKESEQRHVTLRIHASEETALLDLLSFMYSNTLSTTTPTALLDVLMAADKFEVASCMRYCSRLLRNLPMTCESALLYLDLPSSVLMADAVQPLTDAAKQFLAVRYKDITKFQEEVLNLPLTGIEAVFSSDDLQVASEDAVYDFVLKWARTHYPKLEERRGIFATRLSRVIRFPYMTCRKLKKVLTCIDFDPELASKVVLEALFFKSEMPHRQRALAAEEANATYRRFVERTYKYRPVKVVEFELPRQQCVVYLDLKREECTHLFPAGRVYSQAFHLGGQGFFLSAHCNMDQQSSFHCFGLFLGMQERGSVTFAVDYEFAARSKPTEDYVSKYKGNYTFTGGKAVGYRNLFGIPWTAFMSDDSIYFINGILHLRAELTIRQ; this is encoded by the exons ATGCGAGTGCCGGACGCTGATCTTTTTAATCCACAATCGATTATGGACTCCGACTTCTCTCCCGGCGGAGCTTCCGCCTCTGCTTCCGTCGACCCGGACTTTGGTTTTGCTTTTGACGACAGTAATTTCTCCGATCGGACCCTGAGGATCGAGATCATGCCTGATTTGCCCGAGACTAAATCCGACGGTGGCGGTTGCTGCTCTATCGCTGATTGGGCCCGTAATAGGAAGAGACGGAGGGAAGATTTCAAGAAAGAGAACG ATTTTATCGGGCAAAGTGAGGAGCAAATCTTGAATTGTAACTTGCCATACATGGTGGATGGTGTAACCTATGAGAACCAAGATGAAGAGGCCATGGCAATGGTTGAAGAGTCTCCTTCTGATATTGGATTGAATTCCAATCAAATTG GGAATGGTTCCATTTACAACAATGATTCATCTAAGAATATGGATTGTTCAAAAGTTCTAAGAGTCAAGACCATACACATTAGTTCTCCAATTTTAGCAGCAAAAAGTCCTTTCTTTTATAAG TTGTTTTCAAATGGAATGAAGGAGTCAGAGCAGCGACATGTAACACTCAGGATACATGCCTCTG AAGAAACAGCTCTCCTAGACCTTCTTAGTTTTATGTATAGCAACACCTTATCAACGACCACGCCTACTGCCTTGTTAGATGTGTTGATGGCTGCTGACAAATTCGAGGTTGCATCTTGCATGAGATATTGTAGCCGATTGTTACGGAACCTGCCTATGACCTGTGAATCTGCTTTACTATATTTGGACCTTCCGTCTAGTGTTTTAATGGCTGATGCTGTTCAGCCACTGACAGATGCTGCAAAGCAGTTTCTTGCTGTGAGATACAAGGATATAACCAA GTTCCAGGAGGAGGTACTCAACTTGCCTCTTACTGGTATAGAGGCAGTATTTTCTAGTGACGATCTCCAGGTAGCTTCAGAGGATGCTGTTTATGACTTTGTGCTGAAATGGGCTCGTACACATTACCCAAAACTGGAGGAGCGACGTGGAATTTTTGCAACACGACTTAGTCGCGTAATACGTTTTCCATATATGACTTGCAGAAAGCTGAAAAAGGTTTTAACCTGCATTGACTTTGATCCAGAACTCGCATCCAAGGTTGTGCTTGAAGCTCTCTTTTTCAAGTCTGAGATGCCACACAGACAACGGGCACTTGCAGCAGAGGAAGCGAATGCCACCTATCGTCGCTTTGTGGAGCGGACATACAAGTACCGTCCAGTCAAGGTTGTAGAGTTTGAGCTGCCTAGGCAGCAGTGTGTTGTGTACCTGGACCTGAAACGTGAGGAGTGTACACATCTGTTTCCAGCAGGAAGGGTTTATTCCCAGGCATTTCATCTTGGAGGACAAGGGTTTTTCTTGTCCGCTCACTGCAACATGGATCAGCAAAGCTCATTCCATTGTTTTGGGCTGTTTTTGGGAATGCAAGAGAGGGGATCTGTCACATTTGCTGTTGACTATGAGTTTGCGGCAAGGTCAAAGCCAACCGAGGATTATGTAAGCAAGTATAAAGGGAATTACACTTTCACTGGAGGCAAGGCTGTCGGTTATCGTAACCTGTTTGGTATACCCTGGACGGCATTCATGTCAGATGATAGCATTTACTTTATAAACGGCATCCTCCATCTCAGGGCTGAACTCACTATTAGACAATGA
- the LOC107947099 gene encoding BTB/POZ domain-containing protein POB1 isoform X1, with protein MRVPDADLFNPQSIMDSDFSPGGASASASVDPDFGFAFDDSNFSDRTLRIEIMPDLPETKSDGGGCCSIADWARNRKRRREDFKKENGLFCFVSKIKIIDFIGQSEEQILNCNLPYMVDGVTYENQDEEAMAMVEESPSDIGLNSNQIGNGSIYNNDSSKNMDCSKVLRVKTIHISSPILAAKSPFFYKLFSNGMKESEQRHVTLRIHASEETALLDLLSFMYSNTLSTTTPTALLDVLMAADKFEVASCMRYCSRLLRNLPMTCESALLYLDLPSSVLMADAVQPLTDAAKQFLAVRYKDITKFQEEVLNLPLTGIEAVFSSDDLQVASEDAVYDFVLKWARTHYPKLEERRGIFATRLSRVIRFPYMTCRKLKKVLTCIDFDPELASKVVLEALFFKSEMPHRQRALAAEEANATYRRFVERTYKYRPVKVVEFELPRQQCVVYLDLKREECTHLFPAGRVYSQAFHLGGQGFFLSAHCNMDQQSSFHCFGLFLGMQERGSVTFAVDYEFAARSKPTEDYVSKYKGNYTFTGGKAVGYRNLFGIPWTAFMSDDSIYFINGILHLRAELTIRQ; from the exons ATGCGAGTGCCGGACGCTGATCTTTTTAATCCACAATCGATTATGGACTCCGACTTCTCTCCCGGCGGAGCTTCCGCCTCTGCTTCCGTCGACCCGGACTTTGGTTTTGCTTTTGACGACAGTAATTTCTCCGATCGGACCCTGAGGATCGAGATCATGCCTGATTTGCCCGAGACTAAATCCGACGGTGGCGGTTGCTGCTCTATCGCTGATTGGGCCCGTAATAGGAAGAGACGGAGGGAAGATTTCAAGAAAGAGAACGGTTTGTTCTGTTTCGTTTCTAAGATTAAAATTATTG ATTTTATCGGGCAAAGTGAGGAGCAAATCTTGAATTGTAACTTGCCATACATGGTGGATGGTGTAACCTATGAGAACCAAGATGAAGAGGCCATGGCAATGGTTGAAGAGTCTCCTTCTGATATTGGATTGAATTCCAATCAAATTG GGAATGGTTCCATTTACAACAATGATTCATCTAAGAATATGGATTGTTCAAAAGTTCTAAGAGTCAAGACCATACACATTAGTTCTCCAATTTTAGCAGCAAAAAGTCCTTTCTTTTATAAG TTGTTTTCAAATGGAATGAAGGAGTCAGAGCAGCGACATGTAACACTCAGGATACATGCCTCTG AAGAAACAGCTCTCCTAGACCTTCTTAGTTTTATGTATAGCAACACCTTATCAACGACCACGCCTACTGCCTTGTTAGATGTGTTGATGGCTGCTGACAAATTCGAGGTTGCATCTTGCATGAGATATTGTAGCCGATTGTTACGGAACCTGCCTATGACCTGTGAATCTGCTTTACTATATTTGGACCTTCCGTCTAGTGTTTTAATGGCTGATGCTGTTCAGCCACTGACAGATGCTGCAAAGCAGTTTCTTGCTGTGAGATACAAGGATATAACCAA GTTCCAGGAGGAGGTACTCAACTTGCCTCTTACTGGTATAGAGGCAGTATTTTCTAGTGACGATCTCCAGGTAGCTTCAGAGGATGCTGTTTATGACTTTGTGCTGAAATGGGCTCGTACACATTACCCAAAACTGGAGGAGCGACGTGGAATTTTTGCAACACGACTTAGTCGCGTAATACGTTTTCCATATATGACTTGCAGAAAGCTGAAAAAGGTTTTAACCTGCATTGACTTTGATCCAGAACTCGCATCCAAGGTTGTGCTTGAAGCTCTCTTTTTCAAGTCTGAGATGCCACACAGACAACGGGCACTTGCAGCAGAGGAAGCGAATGCCACCTATCGTCGCTTTGTGGAGCGGACATACAAGTACCGTCCAGTCAAGGTTGTAGAGTTTGAGCTGCCTAGGCAGCAGTGTGTTGTGTACCTGGACCTGAAACGTGAGGAGTGTACACATCTGTTTCCAGCAGGAAGGGTTTATTCCCAGGCATTTCATCTTGGAGGACAAGGGTTTTTCTTGTCCGCTCACTGCAACATGGATCAGCAAAGCTCATTCCATTGTTTTGGGCTGTTTTTGGGAATGCAAGAGAGGGGATCTGTCACATTTGCTGTTGACTATGAGTTTGCGGCAAGGTCAAAGCCAACCGAGGATTATGTAAGCAAGTATAAAGGGAATTACACTTTCACTGGAGGCAAGGCTGTCGGTTATCGTAACCTGTTTGGTATACCCTGGACGGCATTCATGTCAGATGATAGCATTTACTTTATAAACGGCATCCTCCATCTCAGGGCTGAACTCACTATTAGACAATGA
- the LOC107947102 gene encoding LOW QUALITY PROTEIN: putative glucose-6-phosphate 1-epimerase (The sequence of the model RefSeq protein was modified relative to this genomic sequence to represent the inferred CDS: inserted 1 base in 1 codon), whose translation MNNSGLAVEVSKDRNGTDQILLRNPRGASAKVSLHGGQVLSWRTDRGEELLFTSSKAIFKPPYAVRGGIPICFPQFGQRGSLEQHGFARNRTWIIDENPPPLHANDACGKACIDLLLKPSEDDLKIWPHSFEFRLRVNLTADGNLSLISRIRNINCKPFSFSIAYHTYFSISDISEVRVEGLETLDYLDNLYQRERFTEQGDALTFESEVDRVYLGSRDAIAIFDHERKRTFFIKKEGLPDVGVWNPWEKKSKAMVDFGDEEYKQMLCVNGAAVEXPITLKPGEEWTGRLELSVVPSS comes from the exons ATGAATAATTCTGGGTTAGCTGTTGAAGTCTCAAAGGATAGAAATGGAACTGATCAGATTCTTCTTCGGAATCCTCGTGGGGCATCTGCAAAG GTTAGCTTGCATGGAGGACAGGTTCTTTCATGGAGGACTGACCGAGGTGAAGAATTGCTGTTCACAAGCAGCAAG GCAATTTTCAAGCCACCATATGCTGTTCGAGGAGGAATACCTATATGTTTCCCACAG TTTGGTCAGCGAGGATCGCTCGAGCAACACGGATTTGCCCGGAACAGGACTTGGATCATTGATGAGAATCCGCCACCATTGCATGCAAATGATGCCTGTGGCAAGGCCTGTATCGATTTACTGCTAAAGCCATCGGAAGATGATTTGAAGATCTGGCCACACAG TTTTGAGTTTCGTCTTCGGGTAAATTTGACTGCGGATGGAAATCTTAGCTTGATATCACGTATCCGGAATATCAATTGCAAGCCTTTCAGTTTCTCAATTGCTTATCACACATATTTCTCCATATCTGATATCAG TGAAGTGAGGGTAGAGGGATTGGAGACTCTTGACTATCTTGACAACCTATACCAAAGGGAGCGCTTCACTGAACAAGGAGACGCCTTAACATTTGAATCCGAG GTGGACAGAGTTTATCTTGGTTCAAGAGATGCCATTGCAATATTCGACCACGAAAGAAAACGGACCTTTTTCATAAAGAAAGAAGGCCTTCCAGATGTTG GTGTTTGGAATCCATGGGAGAAGAAATCTAAAGCCATGGTTGATTTTGGGGATGAAGAATACAAACAGATGCTTTGTGTGAATGGGGCAGCAGTTG AACCAATAACATTGAAGCCAGGTGAGGAATGGACTGGCCGTCTGGAGCTTTCGGTTGTCCCTTCAAGTTAA
- the LOC107947101 gene encoding translation initiation factor IF-2, translating into MAWRGVGKKGLNASLIRALASAPVGLSAGLNSSSTFDLAVKSLSASFKCVPGLSFSSFLRGSRYHKILKNEPLIRYFHASPELLARKGIEEELGLKVSKKKPKGKYSKRERSPPVVAPYVPKLKRTNKSLQERTVEIFDGMTLVELAKRTGEGIGVLQDILISVGESIDSEFHPLSIDIAELIAMEVGASVKRIHVSEGKEILPRPPVVTVMGHVDHGKTSLLDALRQTSVAANEAGGITQHLGAFVVSMQSGASITFLDTPGHAAFSAMRARGAAVTDIVVLVVAADDGVMPQTLEAISHAKAANVPIVVAVNKCDKPAANSERVKLQLASEGLLLEDMGGDIQLVEVSALKKTGLDNLEEALLLQAEVMNLKARVDGPAQAYVVEARLHKGRGPLATAIVKAGTLVCGQHVVVGSEWGRIRAIRDVVGNLAERATPAMPVEIEGLKGLPMAGDDIIVVQSEERARMLSAGRKKKFDRDRLLKISNGRAEELEQSEEVPQRAEMPIIVKADVQGTVQAVTDALRSLNSPQVFVNVVHVGVGPVCQSDVDLAQACGACIVGFNVKSPASSITMAATQAGIKILMHRVIYHLLEDIGNMIVEKAPGTFETQVAGEAEVLNIFEIKGKSKAKGGDVKIAGCRVIDGCVSKTATMRLLRSGEVVFEGPCASLKQEKHDVEKVGKGNECGLVLCNCDAFQIGDVIQCLEQVVRKPKFISSESGAVRIEC; encoded by the exons ATGGCTTGGCGAGGGGTTGGGAAgaaa GGACTTAATGCCAGTCTCATTAGAGCTCTGGCTTCAGCACCTGTTGGACTTTCAGCTGGCTTAAATTCTTCATCTACTTTTGATCTTGCAGTAAAATCACTTTCTGCTTCTTTTAAATGTGTGCCTG GGTTGTCTTTCAGTTCGTTTCTACGGGGATCTAGGTatcacaaaattttgaaaaatgaaccTTTAATACG GTATTTTCATGCAAGTCCAGAATTACTGGCTAGAAAGGGCATTGAGGAGGAATTGGGTTTAAAGGTTAGCAAGAAAAAACCTAAAGGGAAATATAGCAAGAGGGAAAGGAGCCCGCCTGTTGTAGCTCCCTATGTTCCTAAACTGAAGAGAACAAACAAATCCTTGCAAGAGAGAACTGTTGAGATATTTGACGGTATGACCCTTGTTGAGCTCGCAAAGCGAACTGGTGAGGGCATAGGTGTTCTTCAGGATATTCTCATAAGTGTTGGGGAAAGTATTGATTCTGAATTTCACCCTCTAAGCATTGATATTGCGGAGCTCATTGCAATG GAAGTTGGAGCCAGTGTCAAGAGGATACATGTCAGTGAAGGTAAAGAAATTCTCCCACGGCCACCCGTTGTGACTGTCATGGGACATGTTGACCATGGTAAAACTTCTCTTTTAGATGCTTTACGTCAAACATCAGTGGCAGCCAATGAAGCTGGAGGCATTACTCAACATCTTGGTGCTTTTGTTGTTAGCATGCAGTCAGGGGCATCAATTACATTCCTTGACACCCCTGGTCATGCCGCATTTAGTGCAATGCGAGCAAGAGGTGCAGCTGTCACGGATATTGTTGTGTTAGTTGTAGCTGCGGATGATGGGGTGATGCCCCAGACTCTTGAAGCTATCTCCCATGCAAAGGCAGCTAATGTACCAATCGTGGTCGCTGTTAATAAATGTGATAAACCAGCTGCTAACTCTGAGAGAGTAAAACTACAGCTTGCTTCTGAGGGTTTGCTGTTGGAGGATATGGGTGGAGATATTCAATTGGTTGAAGTTTCAGCATTAAAGAAAACCGGATTGGATAACTTGGAGGAAGCTTTGCTACTGCAGGCTGAGGTGATGAACCTAAAAGCACGTGTAGATGGACCTGCACAAGCTTATGTTGTGGAGGCCAGACTTCACAAAGGGCGAGGCCCATTAGCCACTGCAATAGTAAAAGCAGGGACTTTGGTCTGTGGGCAGCATGTGGTTGTGGGCTCAGAGTGGGGCAGAATAAGAGCCATTAGAGATGTGGTTGGGAATTTGGCAGAGCGGGCAACACCTGCAATGCCAGTTGAGATTGAAGGTTTGAAGGGGCTTCCGATGGCAGGTGATGACATTATAGTTGTGCAATCTGAGGAGCGTGCTAGAATGCTTAGTGCAGGGAGGAAAAAGAAATTTGACAGAGACAGGCTATTGAAGATCAGCAATGGAAGGGCCGAGGAATTGGAACAATCAGAAGAAGTGCCTCAGAGGGCTGAAATGCCAATCATTGTAAAAGCAGATGTACAAGGCACTGTCCAGGCTGTTACTGATGCATTGAGATCTTTAAATAGTCCTCAG GTTTTCGTGAATGTAGTCCATGTAGGGGTGGGGCCTGTTTGTCAGTCTGATGTGGACCTAGCGCAGGCATGTGGTGCATGCATTGTCGGATTTAATGTGAAAAGTCCAGCTAGTTCTATTACTATGGCAGCCACTCAAGCTGGCATAAAG ATACTGATGCACCGTGTCATATATCACCTTTTGGAGGACATCGGCAATATGATAGTAGAGAAGGCCCCTGGCACTTTCGAAACTCAGGTAGCTGGGGAAGCTGAGGTGCTGAATATCTTTGAGATAAAGGGAAAAAGCAAGGCAAAAGGTGGGGATGTAAAGATTGCAGGTTGCCGGGTGATTGACGGTTGCGTCTCCAAAACAGCAACCATGAGGCTGTTGAGAAGCGGAGAAGTTGTGTTCGAAGGACCTTGTGCATCATTGAAGCAGGAGAAACACGACGTCGAGAAAGTAGGGAAAGGGAATGAATGCGGGCTTGTGCTCTGTAATTGTGATGCTTTCCAGATTGGAGATGTCATCCAATGCTTGGAGCAAGTGGTTCGGAAACCCAAGTTCATTTCATCGGAAAGTGGGGCTGTTCGAATCGAGTGCTGA
- the LOC107947100 gene encoding 6-phosphogluconate dehydrogenase, decarboxylating 3, chloroplastic produces MEASPALSRIGLAGLAVMGQNLALNVAEKGFPISVYNRTTSKVDETIQRAQDEGQLPLFGHYTPREFVLSIKRPRSVVILVKAGSPVDQTIAALSDHMEPGDCIIDGGNEWYENTERRIQEVSNKGLLYLGMGVSGGEEGARNGPSLMPGGSHQAYSNIQDILEKVAAQVEDGPCVTYIGEGGSGNFVKMVHNGIEYGDMQLISEAYDVLKHVGGLSNDELAEIFAEWNRGELESFLIEITSDIFRVKDDLSDGFLVDKILDKTGMKGTGKWTVQQAAELSVAAPTIAASLDCRYLSGLKEERENAAEVLKEAGLKEEVGSLAKGIDKKRLIDDVRQALYASKICSYAQGMNLLRAKSVEKGWNLNFGELARIWKGGCIIRAVFLDRIKKAYQRNPNLASLVVDPEFAREMVQRQAAWRRVVGLAISAGISTPGMCASLAYFDTYRRARLPANLVQAQRDLFGAHTYERIDRPGSFHTEWKKSAQKINAGVGALN; encoded by the coding sequence ATGGAAGCATCCCCTGCTCTTTCTCGCATAGGCCTTGCCGGCTTGGCGGTCATGGGCCAAAACCTCGCTCTAAACGTCGCCGAAAAAGGCTTCCCTATCTCTGTCTACAATCGTACTACCTCCAAAGTCGATGAAACCATTCAGCGAGCCCAAGACGAAGGCCAACTCCCACTCTTCGGTCACTACACTCCTCGTGAATTCGTTCTCTCTATCAAACGACCCAGATCTGTTGTTATCTTAGTCAAAGCTGGTTCACCTGTCGATCAAACTATTGCTGCTTTATCCGATCATATGGAGCCCGGTGACTGTATCATCGATGGTGGTAACGAGTGGTATGAGAACACCGAGAGAAGAATCCAAGAAGTTTCAAATAAGGGTCTTCTTTACCTCGGTATGGGTGTTTCCGGTGGCGAAGAAGGGGCTCGTAACGGTCCGTCGTTGATGCCTGGTGGATCTCACCAGGCTTATTCGAACATCCAAGACATACTTGAAAAAGTGGCGGCGCAAGTCGAGGATGGGCCTTGTGTTACTTACATTGGCGAAGGAGGATCAGGTAATTTCGTTAAAATGGTTCATAATGGAATCGAATACGGTGATATGCAGTTGATTTCTGAAGCGTATGACGTGCTTAAACATGTTGGGGGACTTTCGAATGATGAATTAGCTGAGATTTTTGCTGAATGGAATCGGGGTGAGCTTGAAAGTTTCTTAATTGAGATAACATCGGATATTTTTAGAGTTAAGGATGATTTGAGTGATGGGTTTTTGGTGGATAAGATTTTAGACAAGACTGGGATGAAAGGTACCGGGAAATGGACTGTACAGCAAGCTGCTGAGTTGTCTGTTGCTGCCCCTACGATCGCAGCTTCATTGGATTGTAGGTATTTGAGTGGGTTAAAGGAGGAGAGGGAAAATGCTGCTGAGGTTTTGAAAGAAGCTGGATTGAAAGAAGAAGTTGGGAGCCTAGCAAAAGGAATTGATAAGAAAAGATTGATTGATGATGTTAGGCAAGCTTTATATGCGTCCAAGATATGCAGTTATGCTCAAGGGATGAATTTGTTGAGAGCGAAAAGTGTTGAAAAAGGATGGAATTTGAACTTTGGAGAGTTGGCTAGGATTTGGAAAGGTGGGTGTATTATTAGGGCTGTGTTTTTGGATAGGATCAAGAAGGCTTACCAGAGGAACCCTAATTTGGCTAGCTTGGTTGTAGACCCTGAGTTTGCTAGGGAGATGGTTCAGAGGCAAGCTGCTTGGAGGAGAGTTGTGGGGTTGGCCATCTCTGCTGGGATCAGCACACCAGGAATGTGTGCTAGTCTTGCCTATTTCGATACCTATAGGCGTGCAAGGCTCCCGGCCAATCTCGTGCAGGCACAGAGGGACTTGTTCGGGGCACACACCTATGAGAGGATCGATCGTCCAGGGTCATTTCATACAGAGTGGAAAAAGTCCGCTCAAAAGATTAATGCCGGTGTTGGTGCACTCAATTGA